The nucleotide window CCGGTTTTaactttcaggttttttttttttttatttaagtgtCTTGGATAATTTAGGTTTACTACATCCTCTTTACTACATAgtagtttttgaaacaatctaatCTCAAAGACCACAAGTGTTTAAAATAACTCTTTAACTGTCATTCAAGAAAAGTATATTCCTAACCTACACCATGTAGCTCATGAGTTATAATTAAGTTTACATCAACCTGTAAACTTGAAATACCTACCAGAAGATGCTTTGGACTCCTTCATAACTGGCAGAGTCGCATTCTTTGCACTacaaacacacaccaaaaaaagagACATATCGCACGTGATAAAAATTATACTTTTACTCCTCTGGATAGCAGAAGAGCCGTCTGACAATTCATGACACAGGCAAATATAAAACCCATGAAATGTACTGTGTTACAAACAATTATCCTTTTACTGCAGTACAGCAGATAGCTTACCAGCCTTCAGCCTACAAATGGTGACTTTGTTACCCATAACACTTAGAACTACAGCTATGAATAATTAGTTTTCCTCAAAATCTACCTTTCCCACCTTGTGACTACATTGCTggtgtcaatttcactggtagagGTGACCTCATTGCatgcaaggttctgggtttgtgtCATCTCTGTGGCAGACTCTTTGGACACTTTAGGATGGTTTCTTTCTTCCTCGTCTGGGTCAGAAGAGTCCAAATTAACCACTTCTGTGGGCACAGATTGGGGGAGCTCCACCATCTCTAGCTCTGAGGAGTTAGAGTCCTGAGTCTCCTTCCCAACAGGAGCCAGTGTTGGTCCCTTTGATTCTGGAGGATCTGGTGTACCTGTTAGCTCCATGCCCTCTTCTTGTTCTTCAGCAGCAGCAGGGGGAGAGGAGCAGGAGCCACTGGTGCGCCGGCGGTATCGCAGCTTGCGAACAGGTCGGGAGGGCTTGCTGGCATCTAGCTCCGAGTCACTGGCATCGGGCTGCTTGCTTCCCTGTGCGTTCCTCAGCACCCTCTTCTTCTTCAGCTTTCTTACACGTTTCCCAGCCTTAGCGTCTGGGCTGTTGTGTGCTGGAGAGCACTTGGGAGAGACTGGGTTAAGTGAAGGGCTAACTGAGTTTGAGGATGAGGGAGGGTCTTGCATATGCTCTGGAGAGGCAAGATGAGCTTGAGGGGCAGGAGACAGCTCTAAGTTGTGATCCTGGGCACATTCTATATTCTTCTGACCCAGTTTTATATTAAGGTTGCACATTATAGTGGCATCTGTGGCAAACAGCAAGAGAGAAAATGGGTAATTCCTGGAGAGTTAACAAGAGTTACTTGCTGATTCTGAAAGCGTGATACTTTACCCAAACTGATTGGTTCCACACGAGTCTCAGTGGTGACAGCTGCGGATTGCTCTTGTGTGGTACTGTGAGGGCCAGAGAGTGGGCTGTCTGTAAGCTCTCGTCCTGGGATGACAGTCACAGGTGACAAACGCTCCTGTTTGACAGTTAAAACAGGTACGCTAGAGGCAGGTGATGGTGAAATGATGGAAATAGCAGTAGCTGGATTACTGGGATTAACAGTATGTTCAGACAAGGCCAAAGAGGACAATGGCAGGACTGGAGCAATGGTCAGGTTCTCATCACAATTTCTTGTTCTTGGTGGAGAATCAGAACCTCCTAAAAAATAAAGCAGAAAAGATTTTTCCTCAGCCCACTTTCACAGTTTTTCACAATTCTGACCCTTGTTCCAATTTTGTACCTTGTAATCCTTGTAGGATTTCTATACGCTTGGTCCTCAGGGAACTCATCTCTGTGGTTACCTAAGGATTAGTTACATAATTATAAATTAGATTATCTAAACAAAAAGAATTTATcctaatcaacacaaacattggtgtTGCTCATTCACAAGAACTAACCTGCTGTTTGACCATTAGTAGACGCTGCACTTCCATATAGGCAGACTGCAGGGCTGATCGAGCCTGGATCAAACTGTCATCCACTGCCTGCAGAGAGCTGTTCAGTTCCTCCTCTCGCAAGGAGACAGCCAACAACTCATCCAACTGAGAGCGTTCTACACAGCACAATGCAAGACAACACGTTATAACACGGTACAgaaaaaaatattcaaaagtcTTGTCTGTGAAATTATCATGCACTTGCCTTTCTTAGGCTTGATTTTCAGCCTCTTGTTTTTCCTCTCCGAGTTAAGAATTTCTGGGGATGGCACATCctggacaaaaaaaacccccatcaGATTACATTATATTTACATTGCAGTAGTTACAACATTTTTATATTCAAaaatgaacataaaattttacatgttcaaaaataaggatctgttcagttaaaaaaaaaaattacaaaattcaCTAccaactttattaaaaaaaaaaaggatctagATCTACGTTTTAGGGCAGACCTCAGCTGCAATACTGATGACTGAAATAGAACCTCATTATATACAGTCAGCCTTTAAGCACTGCTACAAGAAAAAGCTGTCTCACTCACCCCCACTGCTCTGCgtttcttccctccattcagctcAGTGCTTGACATGCAACTACTCTCCCCATCCACAGGCTCTGTGTCCTGGACAGGCTTTTGTACCTCCATTTCCTTCATGTGTTCTTTGGCCTGGCCTGTGCCCTCACtatccttttgattatcacaattCTCCTCCATTGGTGAGTGAACAGCCTGAAGCCTTGTCTTGGCACCATCTTGTAAATTCATGACAGAAGCTGGTTCTGCAGCTCTGAGGAGTGAAGAGGATGTTGTGCTGCCATGGATAACCACACTGCTTTCTGACACGCTGCGTTTGCGTGAAAATACTGATACTGGGCTAAAGTTAGCTACAGAGTCCCACTGGAAGCCCTCACAAAGAGGAACATCATCATCTTCCATGTGGCTTGCACCTTCAGGCTCACTGGGTACCATCTCTATTCCAAACCtgaccaaagacatgtggttaacaTAACATTAGTTTTGTGGTAGTCACTGTTATGTTATTTGTAATTGAAAATccctgtaagaaaaaaaaattaccttgGTAAACCCTTGCCCTGCTCCTGTTTCTTGCGATGGACCTCCTGGTATACTTGGTCCCAGTTGACATTTCTTCTGGAGGCAGAGGAACTGATGAGCTGCCGCAGGGTGGGTTTCAGGCCATTGTCCTTCTCACTCTCACGTGTGCCACTTACATTCCTAAAGCGCCGAGCAATGTTCAGGTTGGGCTCATGGGCAACTGCTTTGCCTTTGCTAGCAATGTGTCGGTTCAGGTCCCGCTTGAAACTTGCAGGCAGGGCCAGCTTTCTCAGGGAAGGCACAGAGCATCCAGCTGTGGGAAGAGAATGGCTGCTGCGGCTGCCCTCACCGTCAGAGATTATACCTTCATCCATAGCTTGTATTCCCTGATCTTGCACAAGATCTTCTTCCTTTCGTGCACACTCCTCCACATCTTCCTGGTCCATGGTGGAGGTGCTGACCTGCAGCGATTGCAGAAACCGCAGATTGCTGTCTTTTGTTGAGCAGCCAGACTGCATAGGAGTCTCAGTTCTGAGAGACTGCCATTCTTTCCTTTTTTCATTGTGCTCATCTGATTTCCTCTTACTTCTATAGTGTTCTTTTGCACTGCTCAGCTCTGAACCTTCTATCAACTCATCTTCTTGGatatgcagctcaacacctttaaGGTCGTCCTCTGTGGCAGTCTTTCCTACTGAGGTTTGTTTATTCAAAAGGTTCTCCTTTGCtttgaaaagcatttcagaaagcagctgttcctgctcctggCCAATGGGACCAGATAGAGGGGACTGAGAGCCTGAGTGAGAATGCTTTGACACTTTAGAGTTAATGGAGTCTTGACTTGATGTACGACTGAGATTAGTTGCTGAACCAGGGTTAGCAGTAACCCTTTTTTCAGAATGCTTGGTGGGCCTCTCAAGTCTCTGAGTAGGTAAGGGCAAGGAAGAAGAGGGTGAAGATGTGTGACTCGGTCTCTCTGCTTTCTCACTGCTTTCATTTCTCTTATTAGGATATGTACTTTGCTTTCTGGATTCTCTCTTATATTCTTGCTGCGGTTTAAAGGATTCAAGATGGCTTTTCCCAAGATCCATTTGCGACCGCCCCTCCAGGCCTTGGGTGCTTGGATtcaaatttctttttttaccatgctCACAAGAGTCAAAATTCACCTTGTCTGAAGCAGGCTGGATATCACTTTGAATATCACTTAAAATATCTCCAGGCAAAGCTGGAGGATATGGTGCCCAACGGTGGGGCTTGTCGGACTTACCCTTACCAGGATCATTCTCTCCACAACCTTCCTGTCTTTGGTAGTACTTTTTCTGGCCCTCAGTACTCTGATGTGGTTTCTGGTGGTGATGTGTCCTAGATGATGCAGTGCAATGATCAGCTTTGAAGTGTTGCCAATGCAAATCATTTTGTCTTTCAAAGTTCCCTCTGTTGTGTCCTTTGTTAGACCAGGATGATTGGTTTCTCTGCTGTGGAGCGTAACCTACATAGGTGCCCCGTCTTCCTCCCCAGTAGTTTCCCCTACTGTGCAAGCTACCGCCTCGTCCATCTAAGGATTCCCATCTCTGCAAGTCAGGGGGCCCTTCAGCATGCCAAGTGGCGCTCCTAATCTGCCATCTGTTCCAGTTGTCATGATCATGCTCAGGGCCCCTACATggttc belongs to Neoarius graeffei isolate fNeoGra1 chromosome 11, fNeoGra1.pri, whole genome shotgun sequence and includes:
- the znf106a gene encoding zinc finger protein 106 isoform X1, with the translated sequence MGKTQTCILCEIVYNSKQEVDEHMRSMLHHRELEKLKGRDCGHECRACGVTVASLTEYADHISSSMHKQRVEAYEHQISKTDQDEDYFDKEVVELIEKRKAFIRQEKAALRRAREEQEAMRQWQGIKEQWHNCRQWHHQQDGSWGPRFSNFPMSSRSGLNTHTQEPCRGPEHDHDNWNRWQIRSATWHAEGPPDLQRWESLDGRGGSLHSRGNYWGGRRGTYVGYAPQQRNQSSWSNKGHNRGNFERQNDLHWQHFKADHCTASSRTHHHQKPHQSTEGQKKYYQRQEGCGENDPGKGKSDKPHRWAPYPPALPGDILSDIQSDIQPASDKVNFDSCEHGKKRNLNPSTQGLEGRSQMDLGKSHLESFKPQQEYKRESRKQSTYPNKRNESSEKAERPSHTSSPSSSLPLPTQRLERPTKHSEKRVTANPGSATNLSRTSSQDSINSKVSKHSHSGSQSPLSGPIGQEQEQLLSEMLFKAKENLLNKQTSVGKTATEDDLKGVELHIQEDELIEGSELSSAKEHYRSKRKSDEHNEKRKEWQSLRTETPMQSGCSTKDSNLRFLQSLQVSTSTMDQEDVEECARKEEDLVQDQGIQAMDEGIISDGEGSRSSHSLPTAGCSVPSLRKLALPASFKRDLNRHIASKGKAVAHEPNLNIARRFRNVSGTRESEKDNGLKPTLRQLISSSASRRNVNWDQVYQEVHRKKQEQGKGLPRFGIEMVPSEPEGASHMEDDDVPLCEGFQWDSVANFSPVSVFSRKRSVSESSVVIHGSTTSSSLLRAAEPASVMNLQDGAKTRLQAVHSPMEENCDNQKDSEGTGQAKEHMKEMEVQKPVQDTEPVDGESSCMSSTELNGGKKRRAVGDVPSPEILNSERKNKRLKIKPKKERSQLDELLAVSLREEELNSSLQAVDDSLIQARSALQSAYMEVQRLLMVKQQVTTEMSSLRTKRIEILQGLQGGSDSPPRTRNCDENLTIAPVLPLSSLALSEHTVNPSNPATAISIISPSPASSVPVLTVKQERLSPVTVIPGRELTDSPLSGPHSTTQEQSAAVTTETRVEPISLDATIMCNLNIKLGQKNIECAQDHNLELSPAPQAHLASPEHMQDPPSSSNSVSPSLNPVSPKCSPAHNSPDAKAGKRVRKLKKKRVLRNAQGSKQPDASDSELDASKPSRPVRKLRYRRRTSGSCSSPPAAAEEQEEGMELTGTPDPPESKGPTLAPVGKETQDSNSSELEMVELPQSVPTEVVNLDSSDPDEEERNHPKVSKESATEMTQTQNLACNEVTSTSEIDTSNVVTRWESAKNATLPVMKESKASSDASSDAGEEEMPTEGSFEGHQEAVNGMQIHNGLLYTCSGDRTIRAFNLMSRKCVAVFDGHSSKVNCLVVSSGPGLPQRLYSGSSDQTIRCYNIKTRECVQQLSLPDRVLCLHNRWKVLYVGLANGSVVTFSLNNNKQLDVFECHGPRAVSCLATAQEGARRVLLVGSYDTTISVRDAKSGLLLRTLEGHTKTVLCMKVVNDLVFSGSSDQSVHAHNVHTGELVRIYKGHSHAVTVVAILGKVMVTACLDKLVRVYELQSHDRLQVYGGHSDMVMCMVIHKSMIYTGCYNGSIQAVRLNLIQNYRCWWHGCSLIFGVMEHLQQHLLNEHTSHSQQTLKCRWRNCDSFFNSRNGFKQAVQAHMQKHAEEDSKLES
- the znf106a gene encoding zinc finger protein 106 isoform X2, whose product is MGKTQTCILCEIVYNSKQEVDEHMRSMLHHRELEKLKGRDCGHECRACGVTVASLTEYADHISSSMHKQRVEAYEHQISKTDQDEDYFDKEVVELIEKRKAFIRQEKAALRRAREEQEAMRQWQGIKEQWHNCRQWHHQQDGSWGPRFSNFPMSSRSGLNTHTQEPCRGPEHDHDNWNRWQIRSATWHAEGPPDLQRWESLDGRGGSLHSRGNYWGGRRGTYVGYAPQQRNQSSWSNKGHNRGNFERQNDLHWQHFKADHCTASSRTHHHQKPHQSTEGQKKYYQRQEGCGENDPGKGKSDKPHRWAPYPPALPGDILSDIQSDIQPASDKVNFDSCEHGKKRNLNPSTQGLEGRSQMDLGKSHLESFKPQQEYKRESRKQSTYPNKRNESSEKAERPSHTSSPSSSLPLPTQRLERPTKHSEKRVTANPGSATNLSRTSSQDSINSKVSKHSHSGSQSPLSGPIGQEQEQLLSEMLFKAKENLLNKQTSVGKTATEDDLKGVELHIQEDELIEGSELSSAKEHYRSKRKSDEHNEKRKEWQSLRTETPMQSGCSTKDSNLRFLQSLQVSTSTMDQEDVEECARKEEDLVQDQGIQAMDEGIISDGEGSRSSHSLPTAGCSVPSLRKLALPASFKRDLNRHIASKGKAVAHEPNLNIARRFRNVSGTRESEKDNGLKPTLRQLISSSASRRNVNWDQVYQEVHRKKQEQGKGLPRFGIEMVPSEPEGASHMEDDDVPLCEGFQWDSVANFSPVSVFSRKRSVSESSVVIHGSTTSSSLLRAAEPASVMNLQDGAKTRLQAVHSPMEENCDNQKDSEGTGQAKEHMKEMEVQKPVQDTEPVDGESSCMSSTELNGGKKRRAVGDVPSPEILNSERKNKRLKIKPKKERSQLDELLAVSLREEELNSSLQAVDDSLIQARSALQSAYMEVQRLLMVKQQVTTEMSSLRTKRIEILQGLQGGSDSPPRTRNCDENLTIAPVLPLSSLALSEHTVNPSNPATAISIISPSPASSVPVLTVKQERLSPVTVIPGRELTDSPLSGPHSTTQEQSAAVTTETRVEPISLDATIMCNLNIKLGQKNIECAQDHNLELSPAPQAHLASPEHMQDPPSSSNSVSPSLNPVSPKCSPAHNSPDAKAGKRVRKLKKKRVLRNAQGSKQPDASDSELDASKPSRPVRKLRYRRRTSGSCSSPPAAAEEQEEGMELTGTPDPPESKGPTLAPVGKETQDSNSSELEMVELPQSVPTEVVNLDSSDPDEEERNHPKVSKESATEMTQTQNLACNEVTSTSEIDTSNVVTSAKNATLPVMKESKASSDASSDAGEEEMPTEGSFEGHQEAVNGMQIHNGLLYTCSGDRTIRAFNLMSRKCVAVFDGHSSKVNCLVVSSGPGLPQRLYSGSSDQTIRCYNIKTRECVQQLSLPDRVLCLHNRWKVLYVGLANGSVVTFSLNNNKQLDVFECHGPRAVSCLATAQEGARRVLLVGSYDTTISVRDAKSGLLLRTLEGHTKTVLCMKVVNDLVFSGSSDQSVHAHNVHTGELVRIYKGHSHAVTVVAILGKVMVTACLDKLVRVYELQSHDRLQVYGGHSDMVMCMVIHKSMIYTGCYNGSIQAVRLNLIQNYRCWWHGCSLIFGVMEHLQQHLLNEHTSHSQQTLKCRWRNCDSFFNSRNGFKQAVQAHMQKHAEEDSKLES